A window from Mytilus galloprovincialis chromosome 8, xbMytGall1.hap1.1, whole genome shotgun sequence encodes these proteins:
- the LOC143043185 gene encoding uncharacterized protein LOC143043185, whose protein sequence is MSHLIMRYCGINAVDAGAFRALPELKRLNLEFNKIKILTQQSFQGLTKLSTLDLTGNRNCDIKPNAFDGLSTLLELRLGEMDLYTLDLNLLQSLRSLVTLDLHGNKLKALDWTVLSSLTNLKHIDLSGNQLTTIPSNMSSLFTHIVTMKGSIHLGNNPWKCNWEIKWLKNMSVSFSSVFSIGNIICDSPANLQHISLISVPDPYLQPIFPKILHCDKTKVTVNEGSAVFINCTIKGDSITVKWINPIGTSFLSSSSQLNGHNVYVNGSLYIDSTSSTVRGNWTLSVSSQFGEDKRVVDINVILSTTTTTTTAPTTTTLTPTTITTTPTPTTTPIVTTIIPTATFKISTTKTTPKVTSPKLVTYAVRFQDVSTDFTFKWNSAPQNKGSVGYLVLVVYAVIAFQLFE, encoded by the coding sequence ATGTCCCATTTAATAATGAGGTATTGCGGAATTAATGCAGTGGATGCTGGTGCATTTAGAGCATTACCAGAATTGAAAAGATTAAATTTAGAATTCaacaaaattaagattttaacacaGCAGTCATTTCAAGGATTGACAAAGTTATCAACACTCGATCTGACCGGAAATAGAAACTGTGACATTAAACCGAATGCATTTGATGGACTGTCAACTTTATTAGAGCTACGCTTAGGCGAAATGGACTTGTATACGCTTGATTTAAATTTGCTTCAATCGCTACGTAGTCTTGTCACCCTTGATCTTCATGGCAATAAATTGAAAGCACTGGACTGGACTGTTCTATCGTCGCTGACAAATTTAAAGCATATTGACCTCTCCGGAAACCAACTTACAACAATTCCGTCTAACATGTCGTCACTATTCACACACATAGTAACAATGAAGGGGAGCATACATCTGGGAAATAACCCTTGGAAATGTAACTGGGAAATTAAATGGCTGAAAAACATGTCAGTGTCCTTCAGTTCCGTCTTCAGTATAGGAAACATTATTTGCGATTCACCTGCAAATCTTCAGCACATTTCATTAATCAGTGTACCGGATCCATATCTACAACCGATATTCCCAAAGATTTTACATTGTGACAAAACAAAAGTAACCGTGAATGAAGGTTCGGCTGTATTTATAAACTGTACGATAAAAGGCGATTCAATCACTGTCAAGTGGATAAATCCGATTGGAACATCATTCCTGTCTTCGTCTTCCCAACTAAATGGACATAATGTGTACGTAAACGGTAGTTTGTACATTGATAGCACGTCGTCAACCGTTCGTGGTAACTGGACGTTATCGGTATCGTCGCAGTTCGGAGAAGATAAAAGAGTTGTTGATATAAATGTTATTCTATCAacaacaacgacgacgacgacggcaCCAACAACAACCACGCTGACACCAACAACAATTACAACAACGCCGACGCCGACAACAACACCGATTGTAACGACAATTATTCCAACAGCAACGTTTAAGATTTCAACAACCAAAACGACACCAAAAGTGACGTCACCAAAATTAGTAACGTACGCTGTCAGGTTTCAAGATGTTTCGACAGATTTTACTTTCAAATGGAATTCTGCCCCGCAAAATAAAGGAAGCGTAGGATACTTAGTCTTAGTTGTTTATGCAGTAATAGCATTCCAACTTTTTGAGTAA